The genome window ATAATCCTCTGTCTCGATGAGGCGCATCCCCCGACCGAGCCGCTCGAATTCCACACGCAAGCGCTTTTCTCCTTTTTCCCAGGAGTAGGTGAAGTAATCAAAGCCGTTATCTTTTCGTCCGTCCGGCTCTACCACAATCTCTCTGGTAGAATCTTGATACCAGTCGATTTCCTCGAAATAGGGGGCGAGGGCTTCTGTCCGCAGCACCGTCGGAATCATGTTCATGAGATGTGTGGAATCGTCCCGGTCTTCCCAGAAAAAGCCGAACTTTTTATACAAGGGAACGGCCTTGGTGTTTCCTGCCCAGGTGTAGAGATCGAGTCGCGGCCACCCTAGCTTGACGGTCTCATCCAGCACGCGTGCAAGCAGCAGGCGCCCCACTTTCTTTCCGTGGTATTCAGGCCGCACATTGAGCAAGGGGATGTAAAGGGCTCCGGTGTCTTCTCGGTACTCAGCCAGACTGCAGTAGCCTACCACCCTGTCACCGGCGATCGCCAAGTAGACAGCCAGTGCATCCGAGCTTGCCTCTTCTTGACGAATTTGTTCTGCCGTCGTGATCGAGTTTCCTCCGCCCCAGCTGTCCCGGCTGGCGTTCCACATTTCCGCAACGGCTTGTGCCCATTCCGGACCATAGGAGACGATCGAGATTGATTCCATGTATGCTTGCACCTCGATTTCTTTGGAAATGATTGGATTCCGCTAGGTTGTACGAATGAGTGAAGGGTTCGGTTTCTCCCGTTGGGCAGGGAGATGGGAGCGGAAAATGAAAGGGAAAATCAAATGGAGGTTGACATTGAGGTCCTAATTCATTATTCTATCTCTAATCTAATATGCGATATACGTTGAAAGAGCCCAGTAGCAGCTAAGTCCCTGTTTTCAGAAAGCCGGGGGTGATGGAACCCGGTACACACTCAGCTGGCGAATTACACTCTGGAGTATCTCGGGTAATGCTGAGCGGAATGGCGAACGATAGCTCGCTTAAAGTGGCAGGAATGGCGCGCGAGAAGCGTATGTCCCATTCGTGCAATCTGGGTGGTACCACGGTTAATCAATCGTCCCTATGTCTAAAGTAGACTGGGGCGATTTTTTATTTTCCTGTCTGATCGAAAAACCACCCGTTCCAATCGCTTGGCTAGGCGAGGTTTTTTATCAACGAAGCGCATGAATTGAAGGAGTGTATAGCTGTGAACATTATCGACGAGCTTGAATGGCGCGACGCCATCAACCAGCAGACGGATGCAGATGGTCTGCGCGAACTGACCAACCAAAAATCGATCTCGGTATACTGCGGGGTAGACCCAACCGGCGACAGTATGCATATCGGTCACTTGATTCCTTTCATGGTGCTCAAACGCTTCCAGCTTGCCGGCCACCGTCCTGTCATTTTGATTGGGGGCGCTACCGGTACGATCGGGGATCCGAGCGGACGCCAGGCAGAGCGTTCCTTGCAAACGCTGGAGCAAGTCCAGGAGAATGTGGATGCCCTGACTGCTCAAATGAAAAAGCTGTTCGTGACAGAAGGCGACAATCAGATCCGCTTGGTCAACAATTACGACTGGACACATAAGATCAACGTAATCGAATTTTTGCGGGATTACGGTAAAAACTTCAGCATCAACTCCATGCTGGCCAAAGATGTCGTAGCGAGCCGGCTGGAAAGCGGCATCTCCTTTACCGAATTCTCCTACCAGATCCTGCAGTCGCTCGACTACCTGCATCTATACAAGCATGAAGACGTACAGCTGCAAGTCGGCGGTTCGGACCAATGGGGCAACATTACGAGCGGTCTGGATTTGATCCGCAAAAAAGAAGGACACGACTCAAAAGCATTCGGCCTCACGATTCCTCTGATGCTGAAATCGGATGGAACGAAATTCGGAAAAACTGCCGGAGGAGCGATCTGGCTGGATCCGAACAAAACGACGCCATTCGAATTCTACCAGTTCTGGGCGAACACGGACGACCGTGATGTCGTGAAATACTTGAAATACTTCACGTTCCTCTCCAAAGAGGAAATTGACGCGCTGGCAGAAAAGGTGCAGACTGAGCCGCACAAACGCGAGGCGCAAAAAACGCTGGCAGAGGAAATGACGAGATTCGTCCACGGCGAGGAGATGCTGGAGCAGGCAAAACGCATTACCGCTGCGCTGTTCACCGGTGACATCAAATCGTTGACTGCTGACGAGATCGAGCAAGGCTTTAAAGAAATGCCGACCTTTGAAGCCACGAAGGAAGCGAAAAATATCGTCGACTGGCTCGTGGATTTGGGCATTGAGCCATCCAAGCGCCAAGCTCGTGAGGATATCAACAATGGCGCGATCTCGATGAACGGCGAGCGCATCAGCGACCTGGGACTCGAAGTGACAGCCGATTTGGCGATTGGCGGGCGCTTCATCATTATCCGCAAAGGGAAGAAAAACTACAGCTTGGTGAAAATCTCCTAGCATACAGGAACGAAAGGCTTCCCTCCTATTCAGAGGGAGGCTTTTTTCCATTCCAGCGGAAAGCTCTGCGGCTTGGCAGAGATGGTATAATGGATGAAGTCGTCGCCCTTCCGAAGCAGGGGAGCGAAAAAGCAAGCTTGCAATAACGATAAAGGATGGTTGTTTTGAAGATTAACAAAAAGTATGAGAACATCGTGTTTACCTTTTTAATGGCTTTTGGGATGTCTTGCCTCATTTCTTTTTTTATGATGCTGGTTTCCATCGGCTTTCGTCATTTCGTGTTTCTGAACTGGTTGAAATCATGGGGAATTGCTTTTGTGTTTGCATTTCCTGCGGCCTATGTTTTCCCAAAAATCATCCGGAAAGTAATGAGAAAAATCACATTTGTCGAAAGTGATTGATTGTAAAGGAGAGCATGTGGGTGCATTCGTATACCATGTGGGAACGAGCTTTGTTTTTGTTTACTCATTTGGATAGGAAGAGACTGGAGTCAGCGCTGCAAGGCAAGACGGTAGTCATAACAGGGGCCAGCTCGGGGATTGGCGAGCATCTAGCCTATTTGCTGGGGCCGCTATCTGTTCACTTGATCCTCGTGGCGAGGAGAGCAGAGAAGCTCGCAGAGATGAAGCGCGAGATCGAAAAGGGGGCTGCCAGGGTAAGCGTTTATGCTGCAGACCTCCGGGACGAAGAGCGGATGGAGGGCTTTCTCACCTTTCTTCGCCAGCTGCCTGCTGGGGTGGATATCGTAGTGAGCAATGCGGGCCTGTCGATCAGGCGTTCCATCTGGGATTCCCTGGACCGTTATCATGATTATACGCGCACGATGGCAATCAATTACTTTGCTCCCGTCCAGCTGCTCCTGTCTCTCATCCCGACGCTGAGGCAAAACCAGGGCCACATCATCCAAATCTCTACCATCAACACATCGCTGCTGCCTCTTCCTCAGTGGGC of Brevibacillus choshinensis contains these proteins:
- a CDS encoding SDR family NAD(P)-dependent oxidoreductase; translation: MHSYTMWERALFLFTHLDRKRLESALQGKTVVITGASSGIGEHLAYLLGPLSVHLILVARRAEKLAEMKREIEKGAARVSVYAADLRDEERMEGFLTFLRQLPAGVDIVVSNAGLSIRRSIWDSLDRYHDYTRTMAINYFAPVQLLLSLIPTLRQNQGHIIQISTINTSLLPLPQWAAYQASKSAFDTWFRSVGPELNAKGIATTSIYLPLVKTPMILPTAAYQNMPAMSPYHVAQIIAKSMYTKKKRFMPWWLIFGQLASILGRGLWEWSAPKWLEKRGRKQ
- the tyrS gene encoding tyrosine--tRNA ligase produces the protein MNIIDELEWRDAINQQTDADGLRELTNQKSISVYCGVDPTGDSMHIGHLIPFMVLKRFQLAGHRPVILIGGATGTIGDPSGRQAERSLQTLEQVQENVDALTAQMKKLFVTEGDNQIRLVNNYDWTHKINVIEFLRDYGKNFSINSMLAKDVVASRLESGISFTEFSYQILQSLDYLHLYKHEDVQLQVGGSDQWGNITSGLDLIRKKEGHDSKAFGLTIPLMLKSDGTKFGKTAGGAIWLDPNKTTPFEFYQFWANTDDRDVVKYLKYFTFLSKEEIDALAEKVQTEPHKREAQKTLAEEMTRFVHGEEMLEQAKRITAALFTGDIKSLTADEIEQGFKEMPTFEATKEAKNIVDWLVDLGIEPSKRQAREDINNGAISMNGERISDLGLEVTADLAIGGRFIIIRKGKKNYSLVKIS
- a CDS encoding DUF2798 domain-containing protein; translated protein: MAFGMSCLISFFMMLVSIGFRHFVFLNWLKSWGIAFVFAFPAAYVFPKIIRKVMRKITFVESD